The following are encoded in a window of Phocoena phocoena chromosome 2, mPhoPho1.1, whole genome shotgun sequence genomic DNA:
- the UBAP1L gene encoding ubiquitin-associated protein 1-like produces MNALDGVPFKVPKGFVIGTEPLPGPELSVPDCRQLLLGSMYDFSLERRALFWVEAVVRGPCQVQCDAPGAASAPPAWLLLVSPEQGLEPMPAAAEGPEARPQEHPEKEEVEEKDQDEEEAFSAMEEESDPCSPQLSSSASPSLSQHRCSLDVLRGVRSELAGARRRLSECRLAARPRSLLHRIRHRALSLCPGPASPLGPALPLPSAPVPPPGPETSLPSTPVLPPRPSTAGAVPPLRSHRPVVASLSPHTCLPPPGQEPQPLATHRLHPDSADLLSALSQEEQDLIGPVVALGYPLHRAIMALQKTGRQSLSQFLSYLSACDRLLRQGYEEGLVDEAMEMFQFSESQAGEFLRLSEQFSDMGFQQDRIKEVLLVHGNRREQALEELVACAQ; encoded by the exons TATGACTTCAGCCTGGAGAGGAGGGCACTCTTCTGGGTGGAGGCTGTAGTCCGGGGACCCTGCCAGGTCCAGTGCGACGCCCCGGGGGCAGCTTCAGCCCCTCCCGCCTGGCTCTTGCTGGTCAGCCCCGAGCAAGGGCTGGAGCCCATGCCTGCCGCAGCGGAAGGTCCTGAGGCTAGACCGCAGGAGCATCCTgagaaggaagaggtggaggagaaggaCCAGGATGAGGAAGAAGCCTTCTCTGCCATGGAGGAAGAGTCGGATCCCTGCAGCCCCCAGCTCAGCTCCTCGGCGAGCCCCAGCCTGAGCCAACACCGGTGCTCGCTGGACGTGCTGCGCGGCGTGAGGTCAGAGCTGGCCGGGGCGCGGCGGCGGCTCTCTGAGTGCAGGCTGGCCGCCCGCCCCCGCAGTCTCCTGCACCGCATCCGCCACCGAGCTCTGAGCCTCTGCCCTGGCCCCGCGTCACCCCTGGGCCCGGCACTCCCGCTCCCCAGCGCCCCAGTGCCACCCCCGGGCCCCGAGACATCGCTCCCCAGCACCCCTGTGCTGCCCCCGCGGCCCTCCACGGCTGGCGCCGTGCCCCCGCTGCGGAGCCACAGGCCCGTGGTTGCG TCCCTGAGCCCGCATACCTGCCTGCCACCTCCTGGGCAGGAGCCCCAGCCTCTCGCCACCCACAGATTGCACCCTGATTCTGCTGACTTGCTGTCCGCCCTGAGCCAGGAGGAGCAAGACCTCATCGGGCCAGTGGTCGCCCTGGGGTATCCCTTGCACAGGGCTATCATGGCTCTACAGAAGACTGGGCGGCAGAGCCTGAGCCAG TTTCTCAGCTACCTAAGCGCCTGTGACCGCCTATTGCGACAGGGCTACGAGGAAGgcctggtggatgaggccatgGAGATGTTCCAGTTCTCCGAGAGCCAG GCAGGGGAGTTCCTGCGCCTCTCAGAGCAGTTCAGCGACATGGGCTTCCAGCAGGACCGGATCAAGGAGGTGCTGCTGGTCCATGGCAACCGCCGTGAGCAAGCCCTGGAGGAGCTGGTAGCCTGCGCCCAGTGA